In Uranotaenia lowii strain MFRU-FL chromosome 2, ASM2978415v1, whole genome shotgun sequence, one genomic interval encodes:
- the LOC129743145 gene encoding ovarian-specific serine/threonine-protein kinase Lok isoform X2 yields the protein MANTGGAVQDTQPGTQTQNTGLWSQIESQPVDNVIWGRLYAKNLKIKSLDLCNEEFKAGRNETNDLCIGKAHLPDKILSRISKVHFSLKKDLTDMSSPTYIYDESRNGTFLNGLLIGHQKKMIIKNDDIIALSHPTYKALVYKDLTPCEAKGLPKEISESYYVGRKLGSGACGVVHLVYDTKTCTPYAMKHVVKNMLAECSKPKILNDPQRVMNEVNIMKSLEHPCVIKMHDIVNRPDSVYMVLEFMKGGDLLTRITSNKFLSEKTSKLFFLQMCHAVKYLHAKGITHRDLKPDNILLENDDEETLLKVSDFGLSKFVQKDSVMRTLCGTPLYVAPEVLSTGGKGSYTRKVDIWSLGVVLFTMLSGTLPFSDEYGSPATEQIKRAKFSFRHRSWRAVSAPAKKLIYDILTVDPITRPSLDVILNSTWMRDQEVIQKAEKLMGIKITGTKKPSTSDIENNNEKIFAEPPKKRQRTK from the exons atggccAACACCGGAGGAGCTGTCCAAGACACGCAACCTGGAACTCAAACGCAGAACACCGGTCTGTGGAGTCAAATCGAGAGTCAACCGGTGGATAACGTCATATGGGGTCGGCTTTATGCCAAAAACCTCAAGATTAAGAGCCTCG ACTTGTGCAATGAAGAGTTCAAAGCTGGCAGGAATGAGACCAATGATCTATGCATCGGAAAAGCGCACCTACCGGACAAGATATTGAGTCGAATATCTAAGGTTCATTTTTCACTCAAGAAAGACCTCACGGATATGTCCAGCCCTACGTATATCTAT GACGAATCTCGGAATGGAACCTTCTTGAACGGTCTACTGATTGGGCACCAGAAGAAAATGATAATTAAAAACGATGACATCATAGCTCTCTCGCATCCCACTTACAAAGCACTCGTCTATAAGGATCTAACCCCATGTGAAGCCAAAGGTCTGCCGAAGGAGATTAGCGAATCATACTATGTCGGCCGAAAGCTGGGCTCCGGTGCGTGCGGCGTAGTGCATCTGGTCTACGACACGAAGACCTGTACCCCGTACGCTATGAAGCATGTCGTCAAGAACATGCTGGCCGAATGCAGCAAACCAAAAATTCTGAACGATCCCCAGCGGGTAATGAATGAGGTGAACATAATGAAAAGCCTAGAACAC CCTTGCGTTATTAAAATGCATGACATCGTAAATCGACCGGATTCGGTGTATATGGTGCTAGAGTTCATGAAAGGCGGTGATCTACTGACAAGAATTACTAGTAACAAGTTCCTTAGCGAGAAGACCTCAAAACtctttttccttcaaatgtGCCATGCCGTAAAATATTTGCATGCCAAAG ggATAACGCACCGCGATCTGAAACCGGACAACATCTTACTGGAAAATGACGACGAGGAAACTTTACTGAAAGTATCTGATTTTGGGTTAAGCAAGTTCGTCCAGAAGGACTCGGTGATGCGTACACTATGTGGTACGCCCCTGTATGTTGCCCCTGAAGTACTCTCAACGGGCGGCAAGGGATCATATACTCGCAAAGTAGACATATGGAGCCTGGGAGTTGTGCTTTTCACTATGCTCAGTGGAACTTTGCCTTTTTCCGACGAATACGGAAGTCCAGCCACGGAACAGATCAAACGAGCTAAATTTTCGTTTCGTCATCGTTCGTGGAGAGCGGTTTCAGCACCGGCCAAAAAGCTCATCTATGACATTCTCACAGTTGATCCTATTACTAGGCCCTCTCTGGATGTAATTTTAAACAGCACCTGGATGCGGGATCAGGAGGTGATCCAAAAAGCAGAGAAATTAATGGGCATTAAAATCACCGGGACGAAGAAACCATCTACTTCTGATATTGAAAACAATAACGAAAAAATCTTCGCTGAACCTCCCAAAAAACGGCAACGCACCAAATGA
- the LOC129743145 gene encoding ovarian-specific serine/threonine-protein kinase Lok isoform X1, with protein MANTGGAVQDTQPGTQTQNTGLWSQIESQPVDNVIWGRLYAKNLKIKSLGTKNALPLIPRSASSSYDLCNEEFKAGRNETNDLCIGKAHLPDKILSRISKVHFSLKKDLTDMSSPTYIYDESRNGTFLNGLLIGHQKKMIIKNDDIIALSHPTYKALVYKDLTPCEAKGLPKEISESYYVGRKLGSGACGVVHLVYDTKTCTPYAMKHVVKNMLAECSKPKILNDPQRVMNEVNIMKSLEHPCVIKMHDIVNRPDSVYMVLEFMKGGDLLTRITSNKFLSEKTSKLFFLQMCHAVKYLHAKGITHRDLKPDNILLENDDEETLLKVSDFGLSKFVQKDSVMRTLCGTPLYVAPEVLSTGGKGSYTRKVDIWSLGVVLFTMLSGTLPFSDEYGSPATEQIKRAKFSFRHRSWRAVSAPAKKLIYDILTVDPITRPSLDVILNSTWMRDQEVIQKAEKLMGIKITGTKKPSTSDIENNNEKIFAEPPKKRQRTK; from the exons atggccAACACCGGAGGAGCTGTCCAAGACACGCAACCTGGAACTCAAACGCAGAACACCGGTCTGTGGAGTCAAATCGAGAGTCAACCGGTGGATAACGTCATATGGGGTCGGCTTTATGCCAAAAACCTCAAGATTAAGAGCCTCGGTACTAAAAACGCACTTCCACTTATTCCCAGATCGGCATCTAGCAGTTATG ACTTGTGCAATGAAGAGTTCAAAGCTGGCAGGAATGAGACCAATGATCTATGCATCGGAAAAGCGCACCTACCGGACAAGATATTGAGTCGAATATCTAAGGTTCATTTTTCACTCAAGAAAGACCTCACGGATATGTCCAGCCCTACGTATATCTAT GACGAATCTCGGAATGGAACCTTCTTGAACGGTCTACTGATTGGGCACCAGAAGAAAATGATAATTAAAAACGATGACATCATAGCTCTCTCGCATCCCACTTACAAAGCACTCGTCTATAAGGATCTAACCCCATGTGAAGCCAAAGGTCTGCCGAAGGAGATTAGCGAATCATACTATGTCGGCCGAAAGCTGGGCTCCGGTGCGTGCGGCGTAGTGCATCTGGTCTACGACACGAAGACCTGTACCCCGTACGCTATGAAGCATGTCGTCAAGAACATGCTGGCCGAATGCAGCAAACCAAAAATTCTGAACGATCCCCAGCGGGTAATGAATGAGGTGAACATAATGAAAAGCCTAGAACAC CCTTGCGTTATTAAAATGCATGACATCGTAAATCGACCGGATTCGGTGTATATGGTGCTAGAGTTCATGAAAGGCGGTGATCTACTGACAAGAATTACTAGTAACAAGTTCCTTAGCGAGAAGACCTCAAAACtctttttccttcaaatgtGCCATGCCGTAAAATATTTGCATGCCAAAG ggATAACGCACCGCGATCTGAAACCGGACAACATCTTACTGGAAAATGACGACGAGGAAACTTTACTGAAAGTATCTGATTTTGGGTTAAGCAAGTTCGTCCAGAAGGACTCGGTGATGCGTACACTATGTGGTACGCCCCTGTATGTTGCCCCTGAAGTACTCTCAACGGGCGGCAAGGGATCATATACTCGCAAAGTAGACATATGGAGCCTGGGAGTTGTGCTTTTCACTATGCTCAGTGGAACTTTGCCTTTTTCCGACGAATACGGAAGTCCAGCCACGGAACAGATCAAACGAGCTAAATTTTCGTTTCGTCATCGTTCGTGGAGAGCGGTTTCAGCACCGGCCAAAAAGCTCATCTATGACATTCTCACAGTTGATCCTATTACTAGGCCCTCTCTGGATGTAATTTTAAACAGCACCTGGATGCGGGATCAGGAGGTGATCCAAAAAGCAGAGAAATTAATGGGCATTAAAATCACCGGGACGAAGAAACCATCTACTTCTGATATTGAAAACAATAACGAAAAAATCTTCGCTGAACCTCCCAAAAAACGGCAACGCACCAAATGA
- the LOC129743146 gene encoding short/branched chain specific acyl-CoA dehydrogenase, mitochondrial: protein MMQNVLKNALRTATMCRKNIIQPAAAAKFSSSSFGINQGATAPLTFLTEDEQMMKETVAKLAQEQIQPLVAKMDNEHQFDPSVIKAVFDNGLMGVEVGEEYGGSGCNFMTMMLVVEELSKVDPAVAALVDIHNTLVNSLMIKLGTEEQKKKYLPKLCQEYSGSFALSEPSAGSDAFGLKTTAKKDGNHYILNGSKMWISNSDMSGMFLIMANANPSAGYRGITTFIVDREMEGFTVGKRENKLGICASGTCQLHLDNVRVPEENILGELGKGYQYAAGFLNEGRIGIGAQMIGLAQGCLDATIPYLLERKQFGSDIYSFQSMQHQIATIATEIEAARLLVYNAARLQEAKVPFLKQAAMAKLYASEVAQRTTVKCIDWMGGVGFTKDFPQEKFYRDCKIGAIYEGTSNMQLSTIAKVMKKEYQA from the coding sequence ATGATGCAGAATGTGCTGAAAAATGCCCTTCGTACGGCAACCATGTGCCGCAAAAATATAATACAACCGGCAGCTGCGGCCAAGTTTTCCTCGTCCTCGTTCGGTATAAATCAGGGAGCCACTGCACCGTTGACCTTCCTAACCGAAGATGAGCAAATGATGAAGGAAACCGTTGCCAAGTTGGCACAGGAGCAGATCCAACCGCTGGTCGCCAAAATGGACAACGAACACCAGTTTGATCCTAGTGTGATCAAGGCTGTGTTCGATAATGGCCTTATGGGAGTTGAGGTCGGTGAGGAATACGGTGGAAGCGGGTGTAACTTTATGACCATGATGTTGGTAGTTGAGGAGCTCTCCAAGGTCGATCCAGCCGTGGCAGCTCTGGTTGATATCCACAACACGTTGGTCAATTCTCTCATGATCAAACTGGGTACGGAAgagcaaaaaaagaaatatcttcCCAAGCTGTGCCAGGAATACAGTGGCAGTTTCGCACTTTCGGAACCATCGGCTGGCTCGGATGCGTTCGGCTTGAAGACAACTGCCAAGAAGGACGGCAACCACTACATTCTGAATGGAAGCAAAATGTGGATTTCCAATTCGGACATGTCTGGAATGTTCCTGATCATGGCCAATGCGAACCCATCGGCTGGGTACCGTGGAATTACGACCTTCATTGTAGACCGCGAAATGGAAGGTTTCACTGTAGGCAAACGTGAAAATAAGCTCGGAATCTGCGCCTCAGGTACCTGTCAGCTTCATCTGGACAATGTGCGCGTTCCCGAAGAGAACATTCTTGGAGAACTGGGCAAGGGCTACCAGTATGCCGCAGGTTTCCTCAACGAAGGTAGAATCGGAATCGGCGCACAGATGATTGGACTGGCTCAGGGATGTCTGGACGCTACCATCCCATACCTACTGGAGCGGAAACAATTCGGATCGGATATTTACTCGTTCCAGAGTATGCAACATCAGATCGCGACAATCGCAACCGAAATCGAAGCCGCACGACTGTTGGTTTATAACGCTGCACGTCTCCAGGAAGCTAAGGTACCCTTCCTGAAGCAGGCCGCTATGGCCAAATTATACGCCTCGGAAGTTGCCCAGCGAACCACGGTTAAGTGTATCGATTGGATGGGAGGAGTTGGCTTCACCAAAGACTTCCCACAGGAGAAATTCTACCGTGACTGCAAGATTGGCGCCATCTACGAGGGAACGTCCAACATGCAGCTCAGCACCATTGCCAAGGTTATGAAGAAGGAATATCAGGCATAA